GTGTGAAAGCTTCTTTGCCGTCAGTTGCCGGCGGGTTACCGGCAGTGTTTGCGCTTGGCGCGACAACCGGATATTTGCACAGGTTCAGCAATTTATTGCCGACTGGTTCGTCCGGACAGCGGATGCCAATACTATTATCCTTATATAATAGTTCGACGACTTCGCTGCCGTGCTTTTCGCGCAGTTTTTTAATTTCATCATCATTGACTTCGAAAACAACTGTCAGCGGACCGGGCCAAGTGTGTTTGAGCAGTTTTTTGACCTGCGCGGTCAGAGTCGGCACAAAATCCACAAGTTTGCTCTTGTCTCCGATGTGCAGGGTGTATCTTTTTTCAAGGTTTCTTTGTTTTACTTCGTCGAGTCTGGCTAAACTTTTTTTCTCCGCCCGGCAGGCAATCCCGTACACGGTTTCAGTCGGAAAAACAACAAGCCCGCCTGCGTCGATGCACTCGGCGCACTTTTTGAGTTTTTCCAAATCCGTTTTCGGGTCTTTTATCTCTATGTATTCCACCATAGCCAGTAAAATACCGGATTAACAGCCAAAAAGGAAGAGTTTTATTCATGTGCTAATTAAACAGCGGTAATTAGACAATTAAGACAAATTAGCTTATGATTATCTATAACATCAAATCAGGTACTTTCCGAAATTATCATTCAGTTAATTTGAGACGAAATAATCTATATAACAAATTTTGGATATGCATAGATGAGAGAATATTGATGTGTGGGAAACTCAATTATTAAAAAAAAGAAGAATCATAATGGGAACCACAGTGGATACTGAAATGCTGTTTACCGATGCACTCAAAAACGACCGAGGTGATATTTTCTCCGATCATATGGCAACATCTTTCCGTATCTGGATGGAAGCAAAGGATGTGATGAGTGAAGAAGTTGTTACTATCTCTATGAATGAAAGTGTGGTATCGGCTGCAAAGCTGATGGCTGAAAATAACATTTCCTGTATCGTGGTTGTAAACAATGATATCGTTGCAGGCATTCTTACTGAAACAGACCTCCTTAGAAAGGTTGCCGGTCAGAATAAAGATTTCGATAAAGTAAGAATTTCAGAAATAATGTCTTCGCCGGTTATTGATATAGCTCCAGAGTTGCCTGTACTTGAGGTTAGCAGAATTTTGAACGAGAACGGCATCAAACGACTGCCGGTCATCGATAAAAATCAATTGGTTGGAATTATAACGCAGACGGATATGGTTCGTGTTATGACATTCTACGGCATGTGGAAAGACGTAGGAGAGATAATGAGCAGGGATGTGGCTGTGATACAGAAGGAAGGAACAGTCGCAGATGCTGCACATATTATGAACACCCGTAAATGTTCGTGCGTTGTGGTACTGTCGGGCAGCGATGTGGCGGGAATTATAACTGAAAAGGATATGATGAAAAAAGTGGTGGCGGTAAAAAAAGACCCCACCAACACAAGAGCAGAGGAGGTAATGTCTTGGCCGGTGATAAGCATACCTGCCGACCATTCGGCGTTTAGTTCGAGCAGAATGATGGAACAAAAGCGCATTCGCAGGATGGTAGTAATGGAAAACGAGCGATTGTGCGGCATTGTAACTCAAACGGATATTTTCAGAGCTATAAAAAAGAAGCTGCAAACCGATGAAGAAAAAAACATAAAGTCTTTGGACAATTCTATCCACAGCATTTACACCCTCGACACAGATGGGCAGATAACCTATGTCAACCAATCGTTCATGAAACTGTTTGATGTGGTGGATTGTAAAGAATTTATAAATCAACTTTTTTTGCCGGAACGATTCTGGGTTAATCCTGAAGACAGGGAACAATTTTTAAGTGAACTGAAAAGTGAGAAATTGGAACTCAAGGAGCTGACGCTTAAAACTTCCAAAGGTAACAAAATATACGTTACTATATTTAATATTATTACCAGAAATGTTCACGGCGACATTAATGGAAGTCAGGGAATAATTTACGATATTACTCCGCAAAAAGAATTATTAGCCCTCCGTAAAACGGAGGAAATGTTAATACAAGCCAAAGCCAAAGCCGAAGCTGCCAATGAAGCCAAAAGCCAGTTCATTGCCAATATGAGCCATGAGATTCGTACTCCGATGAACGCCATTATCGGATTCAGCGATTTTCTGGCAGATGAAAAAATGACTAAAGAACAAAAAGAATATATAAATCTAATCAGAGAATCCGGCCAGAATCTATTAAGGGTTATAAATGATATTCTGGACTTTACCAAAATTGAGGCAGACAAGCTTGACATAGAGATTATTGCCTGTTCGTTAAGTCATTTGCTCAATTCCATTGAATCAATGATGAGGTTAAAGGCAAACGAAAAAGGACTTGAATTCAAAGTTATTAAAAACGACGGCCTCCCTGACCAAATATGTACAGACCCGACACGCCTGCGACAATGCCTGATTAATCTTGTCGGCAACGCAATCAAATTCACGGAAAAAGGACACGTGTATGTAAGAGTTTCATTAGAAACCACAGGCAACAACTCGAACATCCGATTTGACGTTGAAGATACAGGTATAGGTATTTTAGAAGACAGCTGTAACAAAATATTTGAACCATTTACTCAAGCAGACGGCAGCACTACTCGCAAATTTGGCGGGACAGGTCTGGGATTAACTATTACAAAGCGGCTGGTAGGACTTCTGGGCGGTAAGCTTAATTTGACCAGCCAAGTGGGAACAGGTTCTGCATTTAGCATAGCGATACCTGTTGGTTTAGACG
Above is a window of Planctomycetaceae bacterium DNA encoding:
- a CDS encoding CBS domain-containing protein — protein: MGTTVDTEMLFTDALKNDRGDIFSDHMATSFRIWMEAKDVMSEEVVTISMNESVVSAAKLMAENNISCIVVVNNDIVAGILTETDLLRKVAGQNKDFDKVRISEIMSSPVIDIAPELPVLEVSRILNENGIKRLPVIDKNQLVGIITQTDMVRVMTFYGMWKDVGEIMSRDVAVIQKEGTVADAAHIMNTRKCSCVVVLSGSDVAGIITEKDMMKKVVAVKKDPTNTRAEEVMSWPVISIPADHSAFSSSRMMEQKRIRRMVVMENERLCGIVTQTDIFRAIKKKLQTDEEKNIKSLDNSIHSIYTLDTDGQITYVNQSFMKLFDVVDCKEFINQLFLPERFWVNPEDREQFLSELKSEKLELKELTLKTSKGNKIYVTIFNIITRNVHGDINGSQGIIYDITPQKELLALRKTEEMLIQAKAKAEAANEAKSQFIANMSHEIRTPMNAIIGFSDFLADEKMTKEQKEYINLIRESGQNLLRVINDILDFTKIEADKLDIEIIACSLSHLLNSIESMMRLKANEKGLEFKVIKNDGLPDQICTDPTRLRQCLINLVGNAIKFTEKGHVYVRVSLETTGNNSNIRFDVEDTGIGILEDSCNKIFEPFTQADGSTTRKFGGTGLGLTITKRLVGLLGGKLNLTSQVGTGSAFSIAIPVGLDATKQQLLETNNIDCYWEDELNKVEIKKFSGKALVAEDVKTNQILMKLLLGTMGIEVTIAENGNEVIQKALAEEFDLIFMDILMPYMDGYEALKALRSEGVVTPIIALTANAMTEDVKKCVEAGFDDYLAKPLDHFKLMKIINKYLLSEAPAQIETLNSSL